A single window of Marinobacter sp. LA51 DNA harbors:
- a CDS encoding MoaD/ThiS family protein, translated as MTADTFTVRFFARLREELDTEKLTLPAEPGLTTGAILASLAERGGAWGQLQGKQPVMIAVNQAMAKLSTEVRAGDEVAFFPPVTGG; from the coding sequence ATGACTGCAGACACCTTCACTGTCCGTTTCTTCGCCCGACTACGGGAGGAACTGGACACCGAGAAGCTCACGCTTCCGGCCGAACCCGGCCTGACCACTGGGGCTATCCTGGCCAGCCTGGCCGAGCGCGGTGGTGCCTGGGGCCAGCTTCAAGGAAAACAGCCGGTAATGATTGCGGTGAACCAGGCCATGGCCAAGCTGTCTACCGAAGTACGTGCCGGCGATGAGGTAGCTTTTTTCCCGCCGGTAACCGGAGGCTGA
- the trxA gene encoding thioredoxin TrxA, which translates to MSGNIVNVTDASFEQDVLQSDVPVLVDYWAEWCGPCKMIAPVLEDIADEYEGKLKICKLNIDENEQTPPKFNIRGIPTLMLFKNGNVDATKVGALSKSQLVAFLDSNL; encoded by the coding sequence ATGAGCGGAAATATCGTAAACGTAACCGACGCTTCCTTTGAGCAGGACGTGCTGCAGTCCGACGTTCCGGTACTGGTAGATTACTGGGCGGAATGGTGCGGTCCCTGCAAGATGATCGCTCCGGTACTGGAAGACATTGCAGACGAATACGAAGGTAAGCTGAAAATCTGCAAGCTGAACATCGACGAAAACGAGCAGACTCCGCCCAAGTTCAACATCCGCGGTATCCCGACTCTGATGCTGTTCAAGAACGGCAACGTTGATGCCACCAAGGTAGGCGCCCTGTCCAAGTCGCAGTTGGTAGCCTTCCTGGACAGCAATCTCTGA
- a CDS encoding molybdopterin molybdotransferase MoeA: MVSPDLTPLEDALGHLLSRAPAISRTEIVALPDALDRILAEDQRVPADVPPADNSSVDGYALRQQDLQATKPLPISARIPAGTAPTPLAAGTAARIFTGSEIPAGADSVVMQEQVDVSETGIRVQTDVEPGQNIRRRGQDLNKGDLALPRGTRLRAQELGLLASMGVAQVPVMGKLKVSILTTGDELVEPGQPLGPGQIYNTNRFTLLGLLKHAACEVVLCEGLADNRAATETTLKKAAAQADLIITTGGVSVGEEDHVRAALEATGNLSLWRLAIKPGKPLAFGAIDGTPLLGLPGNPAAVLVTFAMIVMPFIRQCQGQPRIHPVGERLPADFEVPSPSIRRGFFRTRKEHKAGELCLAAHPNQSSGMLSSACWADGLAVIPENSEVRIGDVLTYYSFTELLA, translated from the coding sequence ATGGTCAGCCCTGACCTGACGCCCCTGGAAGATGCCCTGGGTCACTTGCTATCCCGAGCACCGGCGATCAGTCGCACCGAAATTGTGGCGCTGCCCGATGCTCTGGATCGTATTCTGGCTGAAGATCAGAGGGTCCCGGCAGATGTGCCACCGGCGGACAACAGCTCGGTGGATGGCTACGCCCTGCGCCAACAGGACCTTCAGGCAACCAAGCCTCTGCCGATTTCGGCCCGCATCCCTGCCGGCACCGCACCCACGCCACTGGCCGCAGGTACCGCTGCCCGCATTTTTACCGGCTCGGAGATCCCAGCCGGAGCCGATTCCGTGGTCATGCAGGAACAGGTCGATGTTTCTGAAACCGGCATCCGGGTACAGACAGACGTTGAGCCAGGCCAGAACATCCGGCGCCGGGGGCAGGATCTGAACAAGGGCGATCTGGCCTTGCCCCGAGGCACCCGCCTGCGCGCTCAGGAGCTGGGGCTACTTGCCTCCATGGGCGTGGCTCAGGTGCCCGTCATGGGCAAGCTCAAAGTCTCTATCCTCACCACCGGAGACGAGCTGGTGGAACCCGGGCAACCCCTGGGCCCGGGACAGATCTACAACACCAATAGATTTACTCTGCTGGGCCTGCTAAAGCACGCCGCCTGCGAAGTGGTCCTGTGCGAAGGTCTGGCCGACAACCGAGCCGCCACCGAGACCACGCTGAAAAAAGCCGCCGCCCAGGCAGACCTGATCATCACCACAGGCGGGGTTTCCGTAGGCGAGGAGGATCACGTGCGTGCCGCACTGGAGGCCACCGGCAACCTGTCGCTCTGGCGCCTGGCGATAAAGCCGGGCAAACCACTGGCCTTCGGCGCGATCGACGGCACTCCCCTGCTCGGACTACCCGGCAACCCAGCTGCCGTTCTGGTCACCTTTGCCATGATCGTGATGCCCTTTATCCGTCAGTGCCAGGGCCAGCCGCGCATTCATCCGGTCGGCGAGCGGCTGCCAGCGGACTTTGAGGTTCCTTCACCCTCAATCCGCCGGGGCTTTTTCCGGACTCGCAAAGAGCATAAGGCCGGAGAGCTCTGTTTGGCTGCGCACCCCAATCAGAGTTCCGGCATGCTCAGCTCCGCCTGCTGGGCCGATGGTCTGGCAGTGATTCCCGAGAACAGCGAAGTCCGGATCGGCGACGTGCTAACCTACTATTCATTCACCGAGCTTTTGGCCTGA
- the ppx gene encoding exopolyphosphatase, translating to MGSNSFHMVVARLVHGEIRTLEKMGEKVQLGAGLDEANNLTPEAQERGLSCLRRFAQRLNGMPPSGVQIVGTNALRVARNAHIFMDLAEEVLGYPVEIIAGREEARLIYLGVSHTLSDDCGRRLVIDIGGGSTEFIIGQRFEPEVLESLHMGCVSFRNRYFPDGKITRRQMDKAVTHAEQELLNIRRHFRSVGWQSAVGSSGSIKAISSVLANLKISDGTITRDGMLELRKRLVDMGRIEKLDDLGVRADRQSIFPAGFAILMAAFQSLGIEEMEFADGALREGLLYDIAGRIQHEDVRERTISALQERYHVDQAHGAAVEQTAVAAWEQVADTWGVRTASDEEVLRWACRLHEIGLTISHSQYHKHGAYLLRYSDLPGFSQQFQRDLATLVRGHRRKFSPAIFEGVDDPDDKTRLRYLCVLVRLAVLIQHPRNLEPPPRLALSADANKLTVEFDEGWLDDRPLTLADLENERDYLARQNFELVIPVAERA from the coding sequence ATGGGCTCCAACAGCTTCCACATGGTCGTTGCCCGGCTGGTACACGGAGAAATCCGCACTCTTGAGAAAATGGGCGAAAAGGTCCAGCTGGGCGCGGGTCTCGACGAAGCCAACAACCTGACCCCCGAGGCGCAAGAGCGAGGCCTGTCCTGCTTGCGTCGGTTCGCTCAGCGACTGAACGGCATGCCACCGAGTGGCGTTCAGATCGTCGGCACCAATGCCCTCCGGGTGGCCCGCAACGCCCACATCTTCATGGACCTGGCCGAGGAAGTGCTGGGCTACCCGGTGGAAATCATCGCCGGCCGTGAAGAAGCCCGCCTCATCTACCTGGGCGTTTCCCATACCCTGTCCGACGATTGCGGCCGACGACTGGTGATCGACATCGGCGGCGGCAGCACCGAGTTCATCATCGGTCAGCGCTTCGAACCCGAAGTGCTCGAAAGCCTGCACATGGGCTGTGTATCTTTCCGCAATCGCTATTTCCCGGACGGCAAGATCACCCGGCGCCAGATGGACAAGGCCGTTACCCACGCCGAACAGGAGTTGCTGAACATTCGCCGGCACTTCCGGTCCGTGGGCTGGCAGAGTGCAGTGGGGTCATCCGGCTCCATCAAGGCGATCTCCAGTGTCTTGGCCAACTTGAAGATATCCGACGGCACCATCACCCGAGACGGAATGCTGGAGCTTCGCAAGCGCCTGGTGGACATGGGCAGGATCGAAAAACTGGATGATCTGGGCGTGCGCGCAGACCGCCAGAGCATCTTCCCGGCCGGCTTCGCGATTTTGATGGCTGCATTCCAGTCACTCGGGATCGAGGAAATGGAATTTGCCGATGGCGCCTTGCGGGAGGGGTTGTTATATGACATCGCCGGACGGATTCAGCATGAAGATGTGCGCGAGCGCACCATTTCCGCACTGCAGGAGCGCTATCACGTGGACCAGGCCCATGGCGCCGCCGTCGAGCAGACGGCTGTGGCGGCCTGGGAGCAGGTGGCGGACACCTGGGGTGTGCGCACCGCCAGCGACGAGGAGGTTTTACGCTGGGCCTGCCGCCTCCATGAGATTGGGCTGACCATCTCTCACAGTCAGTATCACAAGCACGGCGCCTATCTGCTGCGTTATTCCGACCTGCCTGGTTTCAGCCAGCAGTTTCAGCGTGATCTGGCCACCTTGGTGCGGGGTCACCGACGGAAATTCTCGCCGGCCATTTTCGAAGGCGTGGATGATCCGGACGACAAAACCCGGCTGCGCTATCTATGCGTGCTGGTTCGCCTGGCCGTGCTGATTCAGCACCCGCGCAACCTGGAGCCACCACCGCGACTGGCACTCAGTGCCGACGCCAACAAACTGACCGTCGAATTTGACGAGGGTTGGCTCGACGATCGGCCGCTCACCCTGGCCGATCTCGAAAACGAACGGGACTATCTTGCCAGGCAGAATTTCGAGCTGGTGATTCCGGTCGCTGAGCGGGCCTAG
- a CDS encoding molybdenum cofactor biosynthesis protein MoaE: MISIQTEDFDPAAEYQRLRDSGAGTGAIATFTGLVRDSGDLSDVQGLYLEHYPGMTEQVIEGLVAEASSRWDVRQARVIHRVGRLALQDQIVFVGVCSAHRSDAFAACQFLMDALKTSAPFWKKEITASGEHWVEQKDSDVARSDAWQ, encoded by the coding sequence ATGATTTCGATTCAGACCGAAGATTTCGATCCGGCGGCGGAATACCAACGGCTCAGAGACAGTGGGGCTGGCACCGGCGCCATTGCGACCTTTACCGGCCTGGTAAGGGACAGTGGCGATCTGAGTGACGTTCAAGGCTTATATCTGGAGCACTACCCCGGCATGACCGAGCAGGTCATTGAGGGATTGGTTGCCGAGGCGTCATCCCGCTGGGATGTCCGCCAGGCGCGAGTGATCCACCGGGTAGGCCGACTGGCACTGCAAGACCAGATTGTCTTCGTTGGCGTCTGCAGCGCGCACCGGAGCGACGCATTCGCCGCCTGCCAGTTCCTGATGGACGCCCTCAAGACCTCGGCACCGTTCTGGAAAAAGGAAATCACCGCATCCGGGGAGCATTGGGTGGAGCAGAAGGACTCTGACGTCGCCCGCAGCGACGCCTGGCAATAA
- the moaB gene encoding molybdenum cofactor biosynthesis protein B produces MGIDLAGEFKPLNIALLTVSDSRGPEQDTSGQFLADNLLEAGHHLAARRILPDDVYLIRALIAHWIADPSVHAVLITGGTGFSERDSTPEAVGPLLDKTVDGFGEEFRRLSAAEIASSTIQSRAFGGLSNHTVIFCLPGSTGACRTGWNGILRNQLDSRHSPCNFAGLVLRKPDKPLHRVNEQIATRATN; encoded by the coding sequence ATGGGCATCGACCTCGCCGGCGAATTCAAACCCCTTAACATCGCCCTGTTGACCGTCTCTGACAGCCGCGGCCCCGAGCAAGACACCTCGGGCCAGTTTCTGGCCGACAATCTGCTCGAGGCAGGACATCACTTGGCAGCCCGGCGCATCCTCCCGGACGACGTGTACCTGATACGCGCCCTGATCGCCCACTGGATCGCCGACCCGTCCGTGCATGCCGTACTGATCACGGGCGGCACCGGTTTTTCTGAACGCGACAGCACGCCAGAAGCGGTTGGACCACTGCTGGACAAGACCGTTGATGGCTTTGGTGAGGAATTCCGACGCCTGTCAGCCGCAGAAATCGCCAGCTCCACCATCCAATCCCGGGCCTTTGGCGGTTTATCCAACCACACCGTTATCTTTTGTCTACCGGGTTCCACTGGCGCCTGCCGGACAGGCTGGAACGGTATCCTGCGCAATCAGCTGGACAGTCGACACTCCCCCTGCAACTTTGCCGGGCTGGTTTTGCGCAAACCGGACAAGCCCCTGCACCGGGTAAACGAACAGATCGCCACCCGCGCGACCAATTGA
- a CDS encoding ATP-binding cassette domain-containing protein, protein MLTITDLSLQRGGAWLLQAVNLTVQPGQRVAIVGANGAGKSSLFQLLLGQLAPEQGSVSLPGGCRIAHMAQEVKASDRSARDFVLDGDLDLRRMEAELAEAEARGDDYAQARIHGELDIHEAWSASRRAETLLRGLGFSDYDIGRPVSAFSGGWRIRLNLAQALMRPSDLLLLDEPTNHLDLDACLWLENWLRRYPGTLLFISHDRDFMDRVATHLVHFDQQQLELYTGNYTAFEGQRSERLAQQQAGFERQQARIAEIQRFIDRFKAKATKARQAQSRVKALERMERIAPAHIDSPFSFEFPVSEKVSNPLLSIRNGQAGHGTTPILSGINLTLLPGSRIGLLGPNGAGKSTLMDGLRGEKTLLAGDRTCGEHLAIGYFAQHQLESLDLDASPFLHLQRLSPKASEQSIRNFLGGFDFHGDEALSAIRSFSGGEKARVALAIIAWQRPNLLLLDEPTNHLDLEMRQALTMALQNFEGAIVVVSHDRHLLRNTVDEFWLVNDGRVQEYQGDLEDYERWLADRRKDDTEAPRNNQASVNGAEAETSTAEPVGESADDRKARKRAEAALRQKISPYRKRQTSLEKDMDGLQQSLQALEADLANPALYDAEGQARLKELLGKQAEAKRQLEDIEAEWLEVSETVESLEAELTG, encoded by the coding sequence ATGTTAACGATAACCGATCTCAGTTTACAACGGGGCGGCGCCTGGTTGCTACAGGCGGTCAACCTCACCGTCCAGCCGGGCCAGCGTGTCGCCATTGTCGGCGCCAACGGCGCCGGTAAATCCAGCCTGTTCCAGCTGCTGCTGGGCCAGTTGGCACCGGAGCAGGGCAGCGTGTCGCTGCCAGGCGGCTGCCGCATTGCCCACATGGCCCAGGAGGTGAAAGCCTCCGATCGCAGCGCCCGGGATTTTGTCCTCGACGGCGACCTCGATCTCCGGCGTATGGAGGCCGAGCTGGCCGAAGCTGAAGCACGTGGCGATGATTACGCCCAGGCCCGCATTCACGGCGAGCTTGATATCCATGAAGCCTGGTCGGCGTCGCGCCGTGCCGAGACCCTGCTGCGCGGACTCGGCTTTTCCGATTACGACATTGGCCGGCCGGTGTCGGCGTTTTCTGGTGGCTGGCGGATCCGGCTCAACCTGGCCCAGGCCTTGATGAGGCCTTCGGACCTGTTATTGCTGGATGAGCCCACCAACCACCTGGATCTGGATGCTTGCCTGTGGCTTGAAAACTGGCTTCGCCGCTATCCCGGTACCCTGCTGTTCATTTCCCATGACCGGGATTTCATGGACCGGGTGGCCACTCATCTGGTGCACTTTGACCAGCAGCAGCTTGAGCTCTATACCGGTAACTACACCGCCTTCGAAGGCCAGCGCAGCGAACGCCTGGCCCAGCAGCAAGCGGGCTTCGAGCGCCAGCAGGCCCGGATCGCCGAGATTCAGCGCTTCATCGATCGATTCAAAGCCAAGGCCACCAAGGCCCGGCAGGCCCAGAGCCGGGTCAAGGCACTGGAGCGCATGGAGCGTATCGCACCGGCGCACATCGATTCGCCGTTCAGCTTCGAATTCCCGGTGTCCGAGAAAGTATCCAACCCGCTGCTGTCCATCCGTAATGGCCAGGCCGGCCATGGCACCACACCGATTCTCTCCGGGATCAATCTTACGCTTTTGCCTGGCAGCCGCATTGGCCTTCTGGGCCCCAATGGCGCTGGTAAATCGACATTGATGGATGGCTTGCGCGGTGAAAAGACCCTGCTGGCCGGGGACCGGACCTGCGGCGAACATCTGGCCATTGGTTATTTTGCCCAACACCAGCTGGAATCCCTCGATCTGGACGCCAGTCCGTTCCTGCACCTTCAGCGCCTGTCTCCCAAGGCCTCGGAACAGAGCATTCGCAATTTTCTGGGCGGCTTCGATTTCCACGGCGATGAGGCACTGAGCGCAATCCGTTCGTTCTCCGGTGGCGAGAAAGCCCGGGTCGCGCTGGCGATCATCGCCTGGCAGCGTCCGAACCTGTTGCTACTCGATGAGCCCACCAACCACCTGGATCTGGAGATGCGCCAGGCCCTGACCATGGCCCTGCAGAACTTCGAAGGCGCCATCGTAGTGGTGTCCCACGATCGTCACCTGCTGCGCAATACGGTGGATGAGTTCTGGCTGGTGAATGACGGCCGCGTGCAAGAATATCAGGGTGACCTGGAAGATTATGAGCGCTGGCTGGCAGATCGTCGCAAAGACGACACCGAGGCTCCGCGTAATAACCAGGCCTCAGTCAACGGCGCTGAGGCAGAAACCAGTACGGCGGAGCCTGTCGGTGAGAGCGCTGACGATCGCAAAGCCCGCAAGCGAGCAGAGGCCGCACTGCGCCAGAAAATCAGTCCGTACCGCAAGCGCCAGACCAGCCTGGAGAAGGATATGGATGGCCTGCAGCAATCCCTGCAGGCATTGGAGGCCGACCTGGCCAACCCGGCCCTGTACGATGCTGAGGGGCAAGCTCGGTTGAAAGAGCTGCTGGGCAAGCAGGCGGAGGCCAAGCGCCAGCTGGAAGACATTGAGGCGGAGTGGCTTGAGGTTAGTGAAACTGTTGAGTCGTTGGAGGCGGAGCTGACGGGCTAG